GGGGAGTACTTGTTCCCAGCCACTGTTCTTGGTTCAAGCAGAGATGACAGACCACTGCAAGACACCTGCCCTTTTAAGTACAAACCAAGTCCTTGACTCATTCTTTATAAACCAGTGTTTCTAAGTTAAAGGTAAATCTTGAAACCAGTGTAATTGGAGCTGGGCAGTCTATGCTTACCAAGTGTTGATAAAGGAGCACCACACGCAAGGTGTAAAATAGTGACTATTAAAAGGTGCTTTTGCATGTGGCTCTGGGCTAAGCCTTTACGTGAGATGTCCCCAGATGCCTTCAAATTACTGGTCAGGTCCCCATGCACTTCAGTTATGTTCCCAGTTACTCTCCAGCATGGAGTCTCTGATGTCTAATAAAAGCTGAACTACACCTGAAGGCCTTCCCACACGCtctacattcatagggtttcacACCAGTGTGAATTCGCTGATGCTGACTAAGGGATGAGCTCTGGTTAAATGCCTTCCCACACTCACTGCACTCGTAGGGCTTTTCTCCTGTGTGAATTATATGATGCCGAATGAGGGCGGAGCTCTCACTGAAGAATTTCCCGCAGTCattacatttataaggtttctctccagtgtgagtcTTCTGGTGGATTATAAGGTTTGTACTTTGGCTGAATGCTTTCCCGCACTCACTACACgtgtagggtttctctccagtgtgagtcCTCTGGTGGTTTGTGAGGTTTGCACTCTGgctgaaggccttcccacatGCGTTACATTTGTAGGGCTTCTCCCCTGTATGGATTCTCTGGTGCTGAATAAATGCCGCACAGTAgctgaaggccttcccacattctTTGCACTTGTAGGGCTTCTCCCCTGTGTGAGTCCGCTGGTGGTTGGTAAGATTTGCACTGTGGCGGAATGCCTTCCCACAGTCGCTACACtcataaggcttctctccagtgtggattCTCTGGTGCTGAACAAGGGCTGAACAGTCACTGAAGGCTTTCTCACACTCGGTACATTTGTAGGGCTTTTCTCCAGTATGAGTTCGCTGGTGTTTTGTGAGGTTTGCGTTTTGGCTGAAGGCtctcccacattcactgcatttataaggtttctctccgGTGTGAATCCTCTGGTGCTGAATAAGAGATGAACTCTGGCTGAAGGCCTTCCCGCATTCATTGCACTCGTATGGCTTCTCCCCAGTATGGCtcttctgatgctgagaaagggaaGAACAATAACTGAAGGCCTTGCCACATTCGTTACACGTGTACGGCTTCGCTCTGTGAGGTTTAACTGTACCTGCATTATTCccaaagctctgtgtgtgtgtgtcacatttATGGGATCTCACTTCTGTAGGAACTCTCTGTTGTGGAGAAAGGACTGGTCTCAGATTGAGGCTTTTCCCCAGTTCACTGTTCCTGTGCTCTGACACCCCAGAAGGCATCTCTGCACTTGGATCTTGGAATGATTCTTCAGAAATGTCTTGCTCAGGTGGTGAGTCAGATATAATCTTCCAAtctgaagaaaatttagaaaagtaatttttaaaattctttgggcGGTAGAAGATACTGCAATATGAAGGCTGAAGGAGCTGGGCTAAGCCTGTTTGCGGACTGGTTCCCTGCTTCACCCAGGATGTGtatgtaagtgttagttgcttagtccgactctttgtgaccccatggactgtagcccgccaggctcctctgtccatgggattctccaggaaagaatactggagtgggttgccatttccttcaaggaatgttcccgacccagggattgcacttGGGCTGCCTGTtttccaggcagattctctaccatctgagtcaccagggaagctccaggatGCTTCTGTTCTAAACTGTGTGACCAGAAAACTTTTCAGAGACATGAGCACCCTCTGCTCCCTTTTCTAAACAGCAGCAGTGGATCCGGAGCCTGCCGCAGACACACACCTCTCCTGTGCTTCTGCCAAGTCCTGGGGTTGTCCTGAGCTGTCTTCTTACTCTCACAATTCTCAGTATGGTTTTGGGCAGCCTACTTAGCAGGTTTGGAagcttttcactttaaaaagctTATGACTGATGCCAGCAGGATGAACATTTTCACCTTATCAAATCAGCAAGATTTCAAAAAAATGGTTAATCCTAGAGGGCTGGTAAGGGTGTAGCAGGTGGGATGT
This region of Ovis canadensis isolate MfBH-ARS-UI-01 breed Bighorn chromosome 3, ARS-UI_OviCan_v2, whole genome shotgun sequence genomic DNA includes:
- the ZNF79 gene encoding zinc finger protein 79 isoform X1; its protein translation is MLEEEEPPSPDPALPQEEDTEEEGMAAGLTAGPQGSTPFSSVTVDFTHGGWRQLAPAPRDRFEEGMPEKSRNLVLLGLPVSQPGMNSQLEQREGSWMLEGDGLRNACPDWKIISDSPPEQDISEESFQDPSAEMPSGVSEHRNSELGKSLNLRPVLSPQQRVPTEVRSHKCDTHTQSFGNNAGTVKPHRAKPYTCNECGKAFSYCSSLSQHQKSHTGEKPYECNECGKAFSQSSSLIQHQRIHTGEKPYKCSECGRAFSQNANLTKHQRTHTGEKPYKCTECEKAFSDCSALVQHQRIHTGEKPYECSDCGKAFRHSANLTNHQRTHTGEKPYKCKECGKAFSYCAAFIQHQRIHTGEKPYKCNACGKAFSQSANLTNHQRTHTGEKPYTCSECGKAFSQSTNLIIHQKTHTGEKPYKCNDCGKFFSESSALIRHHIIHTGEKPYECSECGKAFNQSSSLSQHQRIHTGVKPYECRACGKAFRCSSAFIRHQRLHAGE
- the ZNF79 gene encoding zinc finger protein 79 isoform X3, whose product is MQHQKSHTGEKPYECNECGKAFSQSSSLIQHQRIHTGEKPYKCSECGRAFSQNANLTKHQRTHTGEKPYKCTECEKAFSDCSALVQHQRIHTGEKPYECSDCGKAFRHSANLTNHQRTHTGEKPYKCKECGKAFSYCAAFIQHQRIHTGEKPYKCNACGKAFSQSANLTNHQRTHTGEKPYTCSECGKAFSQSTNLIIHQKTHTGEKPYKCNDCGKFFSESSALIRHHIIHTGEKPYECSECGKAFNQSSSLSQHQRIHTGVKPYECRACGKAFRCSSAFIRHQRLHAGE
- the ZNF79 gene encoding zinc finger protein 79 isoform X2 — protein: MNSQLEQREGSWMLEGDGLRNACPDWKIISDSPPEQDISEESFQDPSAEMPSGVSEHRNSELGKSLNLRPVLSPQQRVPTEVRSHKCDTHTQSFGNNAGTVKPHRAKPYTCNECGKAFSYCSSLSQHQKSHTGEKPYECNECGKAFSQSSSLIQHQRIHTGEKPYKCSECGRAFSQNANLTKHQRTHTGEKPYKCTECEKAFSDCSALVQHQRIHTGEKPYECSDCGKAFRHSANLTNHQRTHTGEKPYKCKECGKAFSYCAAFIQHQRIHTGEKPYKCNACGKAFSQSANLTNHQRTHTGEKPYTCSECGKAFSQSTNLIIHQKTHTGEKPYKCNDCGKFFSESSALIRHHIIHTGEKPYECSECGKAFNQSSSLSQHQRIHTGVKPYECRACGKAFRCSSAFIRHQRLHAGE